Proteins from a genomic interval of Toxoplasma gondii ME49 chromosome Ia, whole genome shotgun sequence:
- a CDS encoding hypothetical protein (encoded by transcript TGME49_294860), whose product MGRSDLIETCCRLQRSCKDLQCSLDELRDEGARLGAEKADLEREVAQTELLLERLHRDDGVVGNFFKDIGIHQISDFIQHVRTQTPEAAAAAAAAAAAAAAAFGSSASALMKETQKHQFGIRREPVLDGLSRRQAAGLREQGQPVFQATQRKGEALLSSAERAASDSIFTTASSSSLAGKTPTEAAKEIARAMTEAATEAWHRTSSQRLGLAGAGEKKAHKEEAEKASPLLESEEKQEERSRQDPFSDELVMRAVGQQGGSSVRALLQRKQTEERLQRQIAQWLDDASSLSIEEVPRPSQAFPVPSLASGLTPALSTVTSYSSSGASLAVTPGVSLPVDPPRESEAVRGEPGCEAGANSEKATQEGPAEVFEVEPAGADVPLSTHEERQRARQLCDARLLAMQVEKALGMLDIGRFAPQYLPSAACSAPADAYSTQKKDGSAPGEGDSRAEGKRDGDACSGFIDGSSLDDLCARVFGEQRNDTVPQIEAPQREKLRPQKERQDSKADSDKDAVEMKKELHKRGTASCVDAGSRGGGGVLETKSSKENDEGQESERSPLCEGAASPAESQAEEQPSDANGLSLQPSSQEDGGFYAASSELREDGDGLETSSPEKTKIVFEREKPREEGREPASVPPAEQAETPSAVHALAPASVTWEGPPALGARGKKEEAEIGRLFLEEAHGDTTTGGAPGASKSRNETASLPASSSPFSPASAMTVECQLLPDGAVFLSWKFGPEPRALVAAAPAGTCRQLEVQVSVLDLTAQFEAASLKVSSSKTASPSGLLAPMQKTRAATLLLDSLQLEREYHLTLIARCMQLTFSTGVEEDCGEPVCGVTVHFRLHADGLRSLRMRPVSLSTLAFFPTRRHAAPELPASTPHNAPAPTSYHSPSLSNGGNGSSAVTDQEYCSASSSPPASSSLASSSSSFVASSFARASAVRQKGAGQPVQPPCAHVDGEIVRADELRGVACLPEMKTPFSQQAVFSPSSARAESDVPRSAEERVQSEAPGKAPVGCIETRPTNCVPAAETSSLSQWTSTDESPCWRASSPNEFFFSPIPTDAGCTNARTQVAGFASHPTPPETTAFHSVAARPLSAASDTRGLLTVAFQSPEGERVGPVGGEKGGTRSFSPSGSEEVTLSTGRSEVGVEARPRTLGVSPLGRENISRSAFPHSSFGVSRPSPQLEPTSHAPSVGLPVAGSAGGTLGSVLPVFQAPGYPSGVRDNLPSPLHPSSVSAVSSSVLFFPQPAQGNLVPHATRLEARASPQSPSAPTVCLDSAPESLPLARSTAALSDVVESLKSFEASAWQLARGGARAHQATLDGGEASSPSRLRGRGLTSLGCLYTRTDTEQGEEAERSDASAFRTSQEPGDACAAPGVSGCRLGGSLGSAAKASSLGAEGGGRVRSSSFRREQKQQWVQCRKQLWAMPESVRVRALSSSTSKTLSAGEAHQPAATPALQPNADFAAQGPTVESRLPGSSPVAPQSGSSDADSLASGLPCGSPSLHVPSLGQGSDFSQGNAPLSHAVRSWPPTEETNAHPGKKNLFPETATDAASPPVAEVLHRGGTYAAEAFAAAQSPATVSSTAPVSEGSGAKRLNPSRGATRDLEASVPGAQDTCRHPEARLTTGGVAPAATSASARDVFGLEAEKSRVRRENETDGPNPTVYEVGALASLMAVRRQEEELKKVLQEQRVKQQQLQRRQQDLQRHLEAAGIREQRLQASHSSLSGAATAPESDVVSVKSGVSRDASDRRPTQAAGGECSGMSACGTSLETRVGAGEPGEGRDQDSREGEKSLRGDPPQMPKVVGSLAVKAAPPANLSVIAPKTQTHREAAASLSSSPSRAAQSCLLSGSVASGVFPNHRSCSVAPGVSLHASEPRLYYANSLVSSREDLLTEATKHSGQVTNMVSSSQEILRAGESGVFAVATDLEKRQEAHQGAHPRVQGLSLQSFPPCGFQDIPAGGRERLGGAVGVPTALPVVGLGKNVSLLDGKRMRYAGATQSSPQQLWAPELGAPLPRVPPLDPQMAQAAPRRLSPNRRPTAGDTSRTLPSPWSTPQRMHRAGFPNAPAAPAAASPLANRDRAARTPSTETGLRRVPLGDGGDGATGQSSGEKQVKETQQTDTEASWGSRVLTSLGSAVLALSPSRSSALSQASVSLQASTSLQTRRRSLEPVGRVDGRPSAALLPPELNASASPSLFAAASPPRSVAADPRLMHTMSLSIQPMPRGILAPQGNQAFPGLPLVPANAPAPRPVAAASSVSGVSVFPSPGVVSPSVTASFSSAAQVLPGNALGGAVHPQCSGFGLLRPASGAPSSPVVSAARLPPGASAVHTPKALTSGVARPAPLSYAHHLAVTSQNSGVAAAASLAVPGDGKENRGTHEAAEVTRLQETAPGAQAVQAPVYKPASFVSLSQGEAREGPGSQSANAVSAKGGDTAGHSGTAQLLRPSSGPPGGAGKLGRQVTFY is encoded by the exons ATGGGCCGCAGCGACTTAATTGAGACATGCTGCCGACTCCAGAGGAGCTGCAAAG acTTACAGTGCTCCCTCGACGAGCTTCGCGACGAAGGTGCTCGCCTTGGGGCAGAGAAGGCCGACCTCGAACGCGAAGTTGCTCAAACGGAACTGCTTCTTGA GCGCCTGCACCGCGACGACGGCGTCGTCGGGAACTTCTTCAAGGA TATCGGCATTCACCAAATTTCCGACTTTATCCAGCACGTCCGGACGCAGACTCcggaagcagctgcagcagcggccgctgcggcggctgcggcagCGGCGGCTTTTGGATCCTCTGCGAGCGCGCTgatgaaggagacgcagaagcatcAGTTCGGGATCCGGCGAGAACCTGTCCTAGATGGTCTCAGTAGACGACAAGCGGCCGGGCTCCGCGAGCAAGGACAACCCGTTTTTCAggcaacacagagaaagggagaggcgcTGTTAAGCAGTGCGGAGCGAGCGGCGTCCGATAGCATTTTCACGACAGCCTCGTCATCTTCGCTGGCGGGAAAAACTCCCACGGAAGCAGCCAAGGAAATCGCCCGCGCCATGACCGAGGCCGCGACGGAGGCGTGGCACAGAACGAGCAGCCAGCGGCTTGGGCTGGCGGGAgccggggagaagaaggcccaCAAGGAGGAGGCTGAAAAGGCGTCGCCCTTGctggaaagcgaagagaagcaggaagaaaggagtcGTCAAGACCCCTTCTCCGACGAACTGGTCATGAGAGCCGTCGGACAACAAGGCGGGAGCAGCGTACGGGCCCTCTTGCAGCGGAagcagacggaggagagactccagagacag ATAGCCCAGTGGCTCGACGACGCGAGCAGCCTGTCGATCGAGGAAGTCCCTCGGCCTTCTCAAGCTTTTCCAGTTCCAAGTTTGGCTTCCGGTCTGACTCCAGCTCTCTCTACTGTCACGTCTTACTCTTCATCTGGCGCGTCTCTTGCGGTGACGCCTGGCGTGTCTTTGCCTGTGGACCCACCCCGTGAGTCTGAGGCTGTGCGTGGGGAGCCCGGGTGTGAGGCAGGCgcgaacagcgagaaggctACTCAAGAAGGCCCAGCAGAAGTCTTCGAGGTGGAACCCGCTGGCGCAGATGTCCCTCTCTCGACACACGAGGAAAGACAACGCGCCCGCCAACTCTGCGACGCCAGGCTCCTCGCCATGCAAGTGGAGAAGGCCCTTGGAATGCTTGACATCGGCCGCTTCGCCCCGCAGTACCTACCCTCGGCGGCCTGCTCTGCTCCCGCGGACGCCTActcgacgcagaagaaagacggctCTGCGccaggcgaaggagacagccgcgctgaagggaaaagagacggagacgcctgCTCGGGTTTCATCGATGGGTCCAGTCTCGACGACCTCTGTGCACGCGTTTTCGGGGAACAGCGCAACGACACCGTCCCCCAAATAGAGGCGccacaaagagagaaactgaggccgcagaaagagagacaggactCGAAGGCCGACTCCGACAAAGATGCAgtggagatgaagaaggaactgCACAAAAGGGGCACCGCAAGCTGTGTAGACGCAGGTTCGCGGGGAGGTGGGGGCGTTTTAGAGACGAAGTCGAGCAAAGAAAACGATGAGGGTCAAGAGTCGGAGCGGTCGCCACTGTGCGAAGGTGCTGCGTCTCCCGCCGAGTCTCAGGCGGAGGAACAGCCGTCGGATGCGAATGGTCTTTCTTTGCAGCCGTCAAGTCAGGAAGACGGAGGGTTTTACGCCGCTTCAAGCGAGctcagagaagacggagacggcTTAGAAACGAGCTCtccggagaaaacgaaaatcGTGTTCGAGCGTGAGAAgcctcgagaagaaggccggGAACCCGCCTCAGTTCCTCCCGCAGAGCAGGCCGAAACCCCCAGCGCGGTGCACGCTTTGGCGCCGGCGTCTGTCACGTGGGAGGGGCCTCCTGCGCTTGGAGCCAgggggaaaaaggaagaagcggaaatCGGGAGGCTTTTTCTGGAAGAGGCTCACGGGGACACGACGACTGGGGGGGCTCCTGGGGCCTCCAAGTCGAGGAACGAGACGGCTTCCTTGCCTGCGTCGagctctcctttctctcccgcttcggCCATGACCGTGGAGTGCCAGCTGCTGCCTGATGgcgctgtttttctctcctggaaATTTGGCCCCGAACCGCGAGCCCTCGTGGCTGCTGCGCCTGCAGGAACCTGCCGGCAACTCGAGGTCCAAGTGAGCGTCCTCGACCTCACTGCACAGTTCGAAGCCGCCTCGCTGAAGGTATCCTCTTCGAAGACCGCCTCGCCTTCCGGCCTCCTGGCGCCCATGCAGAAGACGCGGGCCGCGACGTTGCTTCTTGACTCGCTGCAACTCGAGCGAGAGTACCACTTGACCCTCATcgcgcgctgcatgcaactcaCCTTTTCGACGGGCGTCGAGGAAGACTGTGGCGAGCCAGTTTGCGGCGTGACTGTCCAttttcgtctgcatgcagacggccTGAGGAGCCTCCGCATGCGCCCCGTTAGTCTCTCgactctcgccttcttccccacGAGGAGACACGCCGCCCCAGAGCTCCCTGCCTCCACACCCCACAACGCGCCTGCCCCCACTTCCTACcactctccgtctctttccaACGGGGGAAACGGATCCAGCGCCGTGACGGATCAGGAATActgttctgcctcttcatctcctccggcctcttcttctctcgcctcttcttcttcttcttttgtcgcctcttcttttgctcGCGCCTCCGCTGTGAGGCAGAAAGGGGCAGGGCAACCCGTGCAGCCGCCTTGCGCGCATGTGGACGGCGAGATAGTCAGAGCGGACGAGCTTCGAGGAGTCGCTTGTTTGCCGGAGATGAAAACTCCGTTTAGCCAGCAGGCAGTCTTCTCGCCATCTTCGGCCCGCGCGGAGAGTGACGTCCCCAGAAGCGCGGAAGAGCGCGTTCAGAGCGAGGCGCCGGGGAAGGCCCCTGTGGGATGCATAGAGACAAGGCCCACTAATTGTGTCCCCGCCGCAGAgacttcttcactttctcagTGGACGTCGACTGACGAGAGCCCCTGCTGGCGTGCAAGTTCTCCAAAtgagtttttcttttctccaatTCCGACCGACGCCGGATGCACAAACGCGCGAACTCAGGTGGCGGGTTTCGCCTCACACCCGACGCCACCTGAGACTACCGCGTTTCACTCGGTCGCTGCGCGACCTCTCTCGGCGGCCTCAGACACTCGTGGACTTCTCACAGTCGCTTTCCAGTCGCCTGAAGGGGAGCGCGTGGGGCCAGTTGGGGGCGAGAAGGGGGGAACTCGCagcttctcaccctctggCAGTGAAGAGGTTACGCTTTCGACCGGCAGATCTGAGGTCGGAGTGGAGGCGCGCCCTCGAACGCtgggtgtctctcctctaGGAAGGGAGAACATCTCTCGCTCCGCGTTTCCCCACTCTTCTTTTGGGGTTTCCCGGCCGTCTCCGCAGCTGGAGCCTACTTCGCATGCACCTTCTGTTGGCCTCCCCGTCGCTGGCTCTGCCGGAGGGACTCTTGGGTCTGTTCTTCCCGTTTTCCAAGCTCCTGGATATCCAAGCGGAGTGAGAGACAACCTTCCTTCCCCATTGCACCCTTCTTCAGTCTCCGCAGTTTCTTCATCGGTGCTGTTTTTTCCTCAGCCTGCGCAAGGCAATCTCGTACCCCACGCTACGAGGCTGGAAGCCCGTGCCTCTCCTCAGTCTCCATCCGCTCCGACAGTTTGCCTCGACTCCGCCCCCGAGAGCCTCCCCCTGGCAAGGTCGACGGCTGCCCTCTCAGACGTCGTCGAGTCGCTGAAGAGCTTCGAGGCTTCGGCCTGGCAGCTGGCCCGCGGGGGCGCCCGGGCGCACCAAGCGACGTTGGATGGTGGCGAGGCGTCGAGTCCTTCGCGGCTTCGCGGCCGGGGCCTGACgtctctcgggtgtctctacaCGCGCACAGACACCGAGCagggcgaggaggcagagcgGAGCGACGCGAGCGCCTTCCGAACTTCTCAGGAGCCTGgagatgcatgcgccgcgcCGGGGGTCAGCGGCTGCCGCCTCGGAGGAAGTCTCGGCTCTGCGGCGAAGGCTTCAAGCTTGGGAGCCGAGGGAGGTGGGAGAGTTCGCAGCTCTTCGTTccggagagaacagaaacagcAATGGGTGCAGTGCAGGAAGCAACTGTGGGCGATGCCAGAAAGCGTTCGCGTTCGCGCCTTGAGTTCCAGCACCTCGAAAACTCTCTCCGCCGGAGAGGCTCACCAGCCTGCAGCGACTCCCGCGCTTCAGCCGAACGCGGATTTCGCTGCTCAAGGCCCGACCGTGGAGTCGCGTCTCCCTGGCAGTTCTCCCGTGGCGCCTCAGAGCGGCTCGTCAGACGCCGACTCTCTGGCGTCCGGACTTCCCTGCGGGAGTCCAAGCCTCCATGTGCCTTCCCTAGGACAAGGCAGCGATTTCTCGCAGGGCAACGCGCCtttgtcgcatgcagtgcgtTCCTGGCCTCCAACtgaggagacgaacgcgcatccagggaagaagaacctgtttccagagacagcgactgACGCTGCGTCTCCACCCGTGGCGGAAGTTTTACACCGGGGGGGCACCTACGCTGCAGAGGCGTTTGCAGCCGCGCAGAGTCCAGCAACAGTTTCATCGACTGCGCCCGTGAGCGAAGGCAGTGGAGCAAAGAGACTCAATCCCAGCCGAGGGGCGACAAGAGACCTGGAGGCATCCGTGCCTGGCGCCCAAGACACTTGTCGCCATCCCGAAGCCCGCCTGACGACCGGCGGAGTCGCACCCGCTGCtacctctgcgtctgcaagAGATGTCTTCGGTTtggaggcagaaaaaagccgcgtgagaagagaaaacgagacagatgGGCCGAACCCGACCGTCTACGAGGTTGGCGCGCTCGCGAGTCTGATGGCGGTGCgaaggcaagaagaagaactcaAGAAGGTGCTCCAGGAACAGAGagtgaagcagcagcagctccaGCGACGTCAGCAGGATCTGCAGAGGCACTTGGAGGCAGCCGGAATCCGAGAGCAAAGACTCCAGGCGTCGcacagctctctctctggggcAGCGACTGCGCCAGAGAGCGACGTTGTTTCTGTTAAGTCGGGAGTTTCTCGTGATGCGTCAGACAGAAGGCCGACTCAGGCGGCGGGGGGAGAATGCAGCGGCATGAGTGCTTGTGGGACTTCTCTGGAAACACGAGTGGGAGCGGGAGAGccaggagaaggcagagatcAGGACtcgagggaaggagaaaagagctTGCGAGGCGACCCTCCGCAAATGCCAAAGGTTGTCGGAAGTCTCGCGGTGAAGGCGGCTCCACCCGCCAACCTCTCAGTCATCGCCCCCAAGACGCAGACCCACCGCGAGGCCGCTGCGTCGCTCTCATCTTCGCCGTCTCGAGCCGCTCAGAGCTGCTTGCTGTCGGGCTCGGTCGCATCTGGTGTTTTCCCGAATCACAGATCTTGTTCCGTCGCTCCtggggtgtctctgcatgcgtcagaGCCGCGCTTGTACTACGCAAACAgcctcgtttcctcgcggGAGGACCTGCTGACAGAGGCGACCAAACACTCCGGACAAGTCACCAACATGGTGTCTTCCTCGCAGGAAATCTTGCGTGCAGGGGAATCTGGTGTTTTCGCAGTCGCAACGGACCtcgagaagaggcaggaggcACACCAGGGAGCGCACCCTCGAGTCCAGGGGCTGAGCCTCCAGAGTTTTCCACCATGCGGATTTCAGGACATCCCTGCAGGGGGACGGGAGCGACTGGGCGGCGCGGTTGGGGTGCCGACGGCACTTCCAGTCGTGGGCCTTGGAAAAAACGTCTCGCTTTTGGAtggaaaacgcatgcgatACGCTGGCGCGACCCAGAGCTCTCCTCAGCAACTGTGGGCGCCGGAGCTCGGCGCGCCTCTTCCCCGAGTTCCGCCGCTAGACCCGCAGATGGCTCAGGCCGCGCCGCGGCGGTTGTCCCCCAACCGACGGCCGACCGCTGGAGACACCTCACGGACCCTGCCGTCTCCCTGGAGCACGCcacagcgcatgcatcgcgCGGGATTTCCTAACGCGCCTGCCGCTCCGGCTGCGGCTTCGCCTCTGGCAAACCGAGACCGCGCTGCGAGGACTCCCTCGACTGAGACGGGCCTGCGCCGCGTGCCCTTGGGAGATGGTGGGGACGGCGCCACCGGTCAGAGCTCAGGGGAGAAGCAAGTGAAGGAGACGCAACAAACAGATACTGAGGCCTCCTGGGGCTCCCGCGTCCTCACATCTCTGGGAAGTGCTGTCTTGGCCTTGAGCCCCTCGCGGTCCTCCGCCCTTTCGCaggcttctgtctctctgcaggcttccacctctctgcagacgcgacGTCGCTCGCTGGAACCGGTTGGCCGGGTCGACGGAAGACCCAGCGCCGCTCTGCTCCCGCCGGAACTGAATGCGTCGGCGTCCCCGAGTCTCTTCGCAGCTGCGTCGCCGCCCCGCTCTGTGGCTGCCGACCCCCGACTGATGCACACGATGTCTCTCTCGATTCAGCCGATGCCCCGGGGTATCTTGGCGCCTCAGGGAAATCAAGCCTTCCCGGGGTTGCCGTTAGTCCCGGCGAACGCACCCGCTCCTCGACCGGTTGCTGCAGCGTCGTCCGTTTCAGGCGTCTCCGTGTTCCCCTCTCCGGGGGTtgtttctccgtctgtcACAGCTTCTTTCTCGAGCGCTGCTCAGGTCTTGCCAGGAAATGCACTCGGGGGTGCCGTCCACCCCCAGTGTTCTGGGTTTGGGCTTCTTCGGCCGGCTTCAGGAGCTCCGAGTTCGCCGGTCGTGTCTGCTGCCCGCCTCCCGCCGGGTGCTTCTGCGGTCCATACACCGAAGGCGTTGACTTCCGGGGTCGCTAGGCCGGCCCCGCTTTCGTATGCGCACCACCTCGCAGTGACATCTCAAAACAGCGGAGTCGCAGCCGCTGCTTCACTCGCAGTCCCAGGCGACGGGAAGGAGAACCGTGGAACGCACGAGGCGGCGGAAGTGACCCGCCTACAAGAAACTGCACCAGGAGCTCAGGCAGTGCAGGCACCCGTATATAAACCGGCCTCTTTTGTGTCGCTCTcacagggagaagcgagggaaggcCCAGGTTCGCAGAGTGCCAATGCTGTCAGTGCCAAAGGTGGAGATACTGCGGGACACTCAGGAActgcgcagctgctgcggccGAGCTCTGGCCCCCCGGGGGGCGCAGGGAAGCTGGGGAGACAAGTGACGTTTTACTGA
- the ALP7 gene encoding actin-like protein ALP7 (encoded by transcript TGME49_294850~Gene product name based on ToxoDB Community Expert Annotation.) translates to MLECTVDEVETVVLDNGSHSLKIGFSGEDLPRSIVPSLRVTVTRQAESDDGQGEDGSSLATEVLLGNDARKAFAEDAELNYPIHNGMIVDKDATEDLWEVALRKLTPSETDDMVCLLTCPPLASSAIKEWIFEVFFERFRCKRMALLQPGPLSLFSSGRSRGLVVEIGHSITSAVPVFEGFPLAYATFRSFRAGGAVTSSLSQLLAETSWFNTYMHLHSPAVTEEIKHKLCLVAIPDERSHLLREDTSEFEDRAFQLPDGTVIEVRFLKVLPLMERPLDYDTHILLLMALQLDQRLRCRPAELLFDDSLHVEASLNEDNVPPCLQSELRASDTLQSLVHAAIAATDPEFQEEMQQNIVLAGGSSLLGNLSQRLHGELLCIEQIDRDPFCIATDSHRRFSAWVGGSMLASLGTFEKFCIQRHAYEEGNRTLSNMIHEKNMGR, encoded by the exons ATGCTCGAGTGTACGGTTGACGAAGTTGAAACAGTTGTCCTTGACAATGGATCACACAGTCTGAAGATAGGCTTTTCGGGGGAGGATTTGCCACGAAGCATAGTTCCTTCCCTACGTGTAACAGTTACTAGGCAAGCAGAGTCAGATGACGGCCAAGGCGAGGATGGATCATCTCTTGCAACTGAGGTTCTTCTTGGGAACGATGCACGGAAAGCATTTGCTGAAG ATGCTGAGTTAAACTATCCCATACATAACGGCATGATAGTGGACAAGGATGCAACCGAAGACCTTTGGGAGGTAGCATTAAGGAAGCTGACTCCGTCAGAGACGGATGACATGGTATGCCTTCTCACTTGTCCCCCTCTGGCTTCGAGTGCCATAAAAGAATGGATCTTCGAGGTGTTTTTCGAGAGATTTAGATGCAAACGCATGGCGCTGCTCCAACCTGGGCCGCTCTCATTGTTTTCTTCGG GTCGATCGCGGGGTCTAGTCGTGGAGATCGGCCACAGTATAACAAGTGCCGTACCGGTTTTCGAAGGCTTTCCGCTTGCCTACGCCACGTTTCGGTCGTTCAGAGCAG GAGGAGCAGTAACATCCTCTCTCAGTCAACTCCTTGCAGAAACTTCGTGGTTCAACACCTATATGCATCTCCACAGTCCAGCAGTGACGGAGGAAATAAAACACAAGTTGTGTCTGGTGGCGATCCCAGACGAGCGCAGCCACCTTCTGAGGGAAGACACATCGGAGTTCGAAGACCGGGCTTTCCAACTGCCAGACGGAACTGTCATCGAAGTACGCTTCTTGAAAGTTCTCCCTTTGATGGAAAGGCCGCTAGACTA TGACACGCATATTCTGCTGCTGATGGCGTTGCAGCTTGACCAGAGGCTCCGGTGCAGGCCAGCAGAACTGCTGTTCGATGACTCCTTGCATGTCGAAGCATCGTTGAATGAAGACAATGTTCCACCGTGTCTCCAGAGCGAACTCCGTGCCTCTGACACACTGCAAAGCTTAGTCCATGCTGCTATTGCAGCGACGGATCCTGAGTTTCAGGAGGAGATGCAACAGAATATCGTTCTTGCTGgtggctcttctctcctagGTAATCTGTCTCAAAGATTGCACGGTGAGCTTCTATGTATAGAACAAATAGACAGAGATCCTTTCTGTATTGCAACAGATAGCCACAGACGATTCAGTGCGTGGGTTGGTGGATCAATGCTCGCTAGTCTTGGGACTTTCGAGAAATTCTGTATCCAGAGGCACGCatacgaagaaggaaacagaactCTTTCGAACATGATTCATGAAAAAAATATGGGTCGTTAA
- a CDS encoding universal stress family protein (encoded by transcript TGME49_294870): MYPGPAPASIVPIDGFASSSVCNGSWPSPCPLCASPVLSCSPRPLASRSPARSLLTPRVVPADFLLPPPSARAQNGAQQESSASGDSGRRDRRCACGPYAQDVRSREVSYAKSEWGWGEGNQSAGPNQCAFCGGTQSAVLQRRFSSFFQESVTCTSGQNVELLIWGVRKLIENDFPCLYNRNGIEPRGTEEELLDRSSSDSEKCCASQASRPGDDELPSTSEQTPTHELKSPASAPCGGSPLSAGFVIPFGRALSSPGLGDCWCGGGVNAGGVSCEERQIVVVSVEGHRQRDRTVLKWIRNNVLKSGDVVVLVTAWERAEDPKYLKVPGMILNSFVDASSYNIGMVSKLSGRLKHLAAALLSDCRVYPLIVPLSRVNKTSVGNLLCQCASDLQADALVVGSHGHTSLRQVLCGSVSRHVRSHATCKVVLPRV; the protein is encoded by the exons ATGTATCCAGGTCCCGCACCAGCGTCCATCGTCCCCATCGACGGGTTCGCCAGCTCTTCCGTCTGCAATGGCTCCTGGCCGTCGCCGTGTCCCCTCTGCGCCTCGCCTGTGCTGAGCTGCTCGCCGAGGCCCCTCGCCTCGCGCTCACCCGCCCGTTCGCTCTTGACGCCGCGCGTCGTCCCCGCCGACTTCCTCCTGCCGCCGCCCTCGGCCAGGGCGCAGAACGGCGCGCAGCAGGAGAGTTCTGCCTCGGGAGACAGCggccgcagagacaggcgctgcGCATGCGGCCCATACGCCCAGGACGTCAGGAGTCGCGAGGTCAGCTACGCCAAGTCCGAGTGGGGTTGGGGGGAAGGCAATCAAAGCGCTGGGCCGAATCAATGCGCGTTCTGCGGAGGCACTCAGAGCGCGGTGCTCCAGCGACgattctcctccttcttccaggAGTCGGTCACCTGCACTTCTGGACAGAATGTCGAACTCCTCATCTGGGGCGTCCGCAAACTCATCGAAAACGACTTCCCCTGCCTGTACAACCGAAACGGCATCGAGCCGCGCGGCACTGAGGAGGAACTCCTCGACCGAAGCAGTTCAGAT tCGGAGAAGTGCTGTGCGTCGCAGGCGTCTCGGCCCGGCGACGACGAGCTTCCGTCGACTTCCGAGCAGACGCCGACGCACGAGTTGAAGAGTCCAGCCTCTGCGCCGTGTGGAGGTTCTCCACTCTCCGCAGGTTTCGTGATCCCCTTCGGCCGGGCGCTGTCCTCTCCGGGACTCGGCGACTGCTGGTGCGGAGGCGGCGTGAACGCGGGAGGCGTCTCgtgcgaggagagacagatcgTGGTGGTCTCTGTCGAGGGCCATCGGCAGCGCGACCGAACTGTCCTGAAGTGGATCAGGAACAACGTGTTGAAGTCTGGAGAcgtcgtcgtcctcgtcaCGGCCTGGGAGCGTGCAGAAGACCCGAAGTACCTCAAAGTCCCAGGCATGATCCTCAACTCCTTCGTGGACGCTTCCAGTTACAACATCGGGATGGTGAGCAAACTCAGCGGACGCCTCAAACACCTCGCCGCAGCCCTCCTCTCCGACTGCCGCGTGTACCCCCTCATCGTCCCTCTCT cgaGGGTGAACAAGACGTCTGTGGGGAATCTCCTCTGCCAGTGCGCGAGCGACTTGCAAGCAGACGCGCTCGTGGTCGGTTCACATGGGCACACCTCTCTGCGGCAAGTGCTCTGCGGCTCAGTCTCGCGTCACGTCCGCTCGCATGCAACCTGCAAGGTGGTGCTGCCGCGAGTCTGA